The Candidatus Manganitrophus noduliformans genome includes a window with the following:
- a CDS encoding response regulator produces the protein MKRILVVDDEQLLLDLVSHLLSKIGYQVDQAIDCREAAGKLKEKGYDAIFLDMKMPFMDGKGFYEKVQAHFPDMAKRIIFLTGDIANQSTTEFIQETGNLHLHKPFTIKEFKAVLDQLFQSV, from the coding sequence ATGAAGCGAATTCTCGTCGTCGATGACGAACAACTCCTCCTTGACCTTGTATCACATCTTCTTTCCAAAATCGGTTATCAGGTCGATCAGGCGATCGATTGCCGCGAGGCTGCCGGGAAATTGAAGGAAAAAGGATATGATGCCATCTTCCTCGATATGAAGATGCCATTTATGGATGGGAAGGGATTCTATGAGAAGGTTCAGGCCCACTTTCCCGATATGGCAAAGCGGATCATTTTCTTAACGGGCGATATCGCAAACCAGTCGACGACCGAATTCATTCAGGAGACCGGCAATCTCCATCTTCACAAACCGTTTACGATAAAGGAATTCAAAGCCGTCCTCGACCAGCTTTTTCAGTCGGTTTAA
- a CDS encoding response regulator transcription factor, which yields MPEARALTKREQEVIRLVAEGFKNREVAEKLGIRVKTVETHRANIMNKLALRNVAQLIRYAIQKGLVKIDQEAFEESIR from the coding sequence ATGCCGGAAGCAAGGGCGTTGACCAAGCGAGAACAAGAAGTGATCCGTTTGGTCGCAGAAGGATTCAAGAATCGAGAGGTCGCGGAAAAACTCGGGATCCGAGTCAAGACCGTAGAGACCCACCGGGCCAATATCATGAATAAACTTGCCCTCCGAAACGTGGCCCAGTTGATCCGGTATGCCATTCAAAAAGGATTGGTTAAAATCGATCAAGAGGCTTTTGAGGAATCGATCCGTTGA
- a CDS encoding response regulator: MIKILIADDHAIVRRGLKQILTETSDMVVAGEAHNGQELLEKMRSDQWDVIVLDISMPGRGGLDILKQLKSERPKLPVLMLTIHPEDQYAVRVLRAGASGYLTKESAPDHLVEAIRKVARGGKYISPHLAERLAFNLESISERPLHEALSDREFQVLRLIASGKTVKEIGEELSLSVKTISTYRTRILEKMKMKNNAEMTHYAIQQKLVE; this comes from the coding sequence ATGATCAAGATTCTCATTGCAGACGATCACGCAATCGTCCGGAGAGGATTGAAACAGATCCTCACGGAAACCTCCGATATGGTGGTCGCGGGGGAAGCGCACAACGGTCAGGAACTGCTCGAAAAGATGAGGAGCGATCAGTGGGACGTGATCGTTCTGGATATTTCGATGCCGGGCCGCGGAGGCCTCGACATCTTGAAGCAGTTGAAGAGCGAGCGGCCGAAGCTCCCGGTTCTCATGCTGACCATTCACCCGGAAGATCAATACGCCGTCCGCGTGCTCCGGGCGGGGGCGTCCGGCTATTTGACGAAGGAGAGCGCCCCGGATCACCTCGTCGAGGCGATCCGGAAAGTCGCCCGAGGGGGGAAATATATCAGCCCGCATCTGGCGGAGCGGCTTGCCTTCAACCTGGAGTCTATTTCCGAGCGGCCGCTTCACGAAGCGCTTTCCGACCGTGAATTTCAAGTGCTCCGGCTCATCGCCTCCGGGAAAACGGTCAAAGAAATCGGCGAAGAGCTCTCACTCAGCGTAAAAACCATCAGCACTTATCGAACCCGCATTCTCGAGAAGATGAAGATGAAAAACAATGCGGAGATGACCCACTACGCCATCCAACAAAAGCTGGTTGAATAG